The Theobroma cacao cultivar B97-61/B2 chromosome 1, Criollo_cocoa_genome_V2, whole genome shotgun sequence genome contains the following window.
TTTGTGCTTAATCATAAGGCTCTGCTAAagacacacacacaaaaaaaaaaaaaatggttggTGCAGAATGCAATTTTAGGCTTTTGCAATTGGACTAAACCTTCACCCTTTACTCTTTTAATCTCTGCAGCAATGAGTATTAATGTTTAATTCCTCATTAGCGAATCATACTTGTAGTTGGCATGACCTTGTTGCAAGAAGGCTGAGTACTGACTGTCAATTTTTTCAAGTTGGAAGAGGGAGGTCTATCACTTTAGAGTAGGCAGGATGGTTGTTGGTGTGATGCCCGAATATTGACTGCTACTTTCCCTAGttggaaaaaggaaatatcATGAGCCTGCTGGCAATATGTAATCTTGTGATTAGCCTGGATCCTGGGAAGGGTGGGGGAGATTAGGCAAACATTAAACTGGTTTCTTGCAATGAATCAGAAGCGTGTGTATTGTCATAAACATTTAACATTACAGGTCCTATATTATCTAGTCTAATGGGGACAAATGGGAAGTTCTCTTTAGTGCCCGTTTAATCAATGCATTGCATAGCAGGAAGAAGAAACCATCGGCTTGCACTGTATTCAACTGATGATCCATGAGTTCATGAACCAGGAGCTATTTGCAACTACACTACATTCTGGAAGAAAGGTAACCTCGTATGGGTGGCGGGCCCTCACCTGAACTACCATAAAAGTAGGTGCAGATGAGATGCTTTCTGTAGGATAAAGAGCCTGGCACTTACTTCTTGCGTAATAATTCCACACTTTATCCACTATTAAAAATTCTATTTATTCTgacaaaaataatttgttgaaaattttcaatcaagtttcgactaaataaattttaatattttttaacaaattttcaacgaaatgTTTCTAACGAAGTTTTTTTGTTAGATATCTGTTGACCGttaaatttttcaacaaaatttcttatggattttcaacaaaattttcttacGAAATTTAATCCGTTggaatttcattaaaaatattttaaataccAAAATAATTAACCTCGTCAAATTTTTCAACTGAATTTTCCATTAGAAAAAGTCATTACTATTGAATTTTACCTATAGAGTTTTTCGTTGAAAAATTTCAtcagaattgattttttttttgtgattatttttttattgaaaatatattaataaatttatttattaaacatgattgtatatgaatattaatctttgaatatattatattaaagaattatatttaattattgacaTTTGGTCAAATTTccatttaatattataaattaatatacataaaccatatatactatatatcataaataaataaaagaggaccaaatcttttttatcaatatatatagtaattataaacttaatttCATACAAGAAtagactatatatatatatgagaataatatattaatattattatttatctatatatatNNNNNNNNNNNNNNNNNNNNNNNNNNNNNNNNNNNNNNNNNNNNNNNNNNNNNNNNNNNNNNNNNNNNNNNNNNNNNNNNNNNNNNNNNNNNNNNNNNNNNNNNNNNNNNNNNNNNNNNNNNNNNNNNNNNNNNNNNNNNNNNNNNNNNNNNNNNNNNNNNNNNNNNNNNNNNNNNNNNNNNNNNNNNNNNNNNNNNNNNNNNNNNNNNNNNNNNNNNNNNNNNNNNNNNNNNNNNNNNNNNNNNNNNNNNNNNNNNNNNNNNNNNNNNNNNNNNNNNNNNNNNNNNNNNNNNNNNNNNNNNNNNNNNNNNNNNNNNNNNNNNNNNNNNNNNNNNNNNNNNNNNNNNNNNNNNNNNNNNNNNNNNNNNNNNNNNNNNNNNNNNNNNNNNNNNNNNNNNNNNNNNNNNNNNNNNNNNNNNNNNNNNNNNNNNNNNNNNNNNNNNNNNNNNNNNNNNNNNNNNNNNNNNNNNNNNNNNNNNNNNNNNNNNNNNNNNNNNNNNNNNNNNNNNNNNNNNNNNNNNNNNNNNNNNNNNNNNNNNNNNNNNNNNNNNNNNNNNNNNNNNNNNNNNNNNNNNNNNNNNNNNNNNNNNNNNNNNNNNNNNNNNNNNNNNNNNNNNNNNNNNNNNNNNNNNNNNNNNNNNNNNNNNNNNNNNNNNNNNNNNNNNNNNNNNNNNNNNNNNNNNNNNNNNNNNNNNNNNNNNNNNNNNNNNNNNNNNNNNNNNNNNNNNNNNNNNNNNNNNNNNNNNNNNNNNNNNNNNNNNNNNNNNNNNNNNNNNNNNNNNNNNNNNNNNNNNNNNattaaaaaattaatttaatttttgacattTGGTTAAACTTTCcatttacatatatagattGTTTGTTActtataaattcaaaattatcattatgatatattataaattaatatatatatatatatatatatttcaacacaccTATTTTGCCACCTCTATGACAATGGGCATTTGTTCAGTATTACGTATTTTCTTATGTAATGAATCGTAATTACGAAAGTGAGAAATCATTAATAAATACTCCCCCTTTATCCATCGTTTCTTGTATGAATGTCTCGAAactgttttttatttttttgtttcgaATACTTAATATATATGGTCTTGAGAAACTAAGGTGATATTAAATTCATATGCCAGAatctagagaaataattttggGAGGCAAATCatgtgaaaataaaatttggaaTACATGCTGTTGACCTTGTCAAAGCCTATTTTGCAGCCCGACAATAAGGTGGTTCAGACATGTCAGCTACTAATAGCCTATTTCCCCAACTTTACTAGCTATGGCCCCAAATTTTCAATCTCACAATCCCTCAAAACCCTTGCCACAACTCTAGGAATTTCAAAGGGATCAGACCAGGAGCCTGTCCCCCACAAAATTCACCTCCTCCGCCCACAATCCGGCGCCGGCGGTGACCATGTACCTGGCTTGTCATGCCTCGACGTCGAAACTAATAACGTTGTAGGCTGGATTACTGTTCTGGGAGAGTGTGAGGGGTACGTGGGACATTACATGTTAGGCCACCAATACAGAAAAGACTTGAGAGTGGTAGCTAATTAGGCCCTTCTCTACGGCCAAAAACTCAGCCTGGCCAGAAAagactatttttttattataaagtACAAACTTTGTTGATTGCTTGCGATGTAAAGATTATAACAATgtttaaacaaattatttcTTTAGAAAAAGTGTACTTAGTATTAGCAAAGTGCAATAGAttgtatatatacacacacatatgTATATGTTTACGCAGCAACCTTTCGGCCACAGATGCATTTTAAGAGAGCCAACAGAgttcaattgttttttttagAAGTTGAGATTCGATTTGATTTTTGGATCTTGTTCAGGCCCATTTTAGTTGTAGGCCTAGTAATAGTAGCAGCCAGCTTATCTTCTCTTGGGCTTCTTGTAGTGTACGCCGTCATTCTTATTCAGCCAGCGTTTTCAACTAGGAACAGGTTCCATTCAAACGGCCTCCTCACTCCAGCGTCGTATTCTACCAAACTGTCAGCTGTCAGCCTATCCAGGTCAGTCAGTCAAGCCTTCTTACCTTTCgtgtattttcttttattttctttttagggTTGCTTGACAATGTATCTTCTTATAATGGTTGGAACATATTAGAATTGGAACcgaaattataatttttgcgTGGGTAGTCGGCCGATGGCTTATTATAGGGGACGTGGACGAGGAAGGGGATACGGAGGAGGTGGCTTTTCTGGGTATTTTAAGCCTGAGCCAGTTGTGCTTTTCCCTGTAAGTATCCTCAACTTGTTGTTTTCTGGTCATGGGCTTAGGGCTCTTTGTAAACTACACATAATGAATGAAGATGAACTTTGGGTGATTTGCAGGATGTTGAATTACCTGATGTAAAAGGTGTGCCTGAAGAGAAGACCTTAGTCATTTGGAATTCAAGGTTGCAAAACTATTGGAAAGCCTCTCCTTACtatattgaagaaaatgtTTCAAAGAGTGAGTATTTGAAACTCTCTAGAATCTTTCTAGCTTCAAAATATAGCTTTTGATTAGTTAGAGTTGGTAGCAAATTTCATACTTGTAAACACATTGAATTTGCTTCAAGTGAATGATCTTGTTGCATCAAAAGAACCCTACAAAGATTTTCGAAAAATTTCAACCTTTATATGCTTGTTCAGGCTAaggaaattaagaatatttgAAAATGTGAGAGGAGTACTGTTCAAGGATGCTTCTTAAGATAACAAAGAAGCTGCTTCTTTTAGTTGTGTTAAAGTTTGAAGAACTGTGCTCATCGACTTTCCTTTAGGTATCCTTAATTAAACCCGGGTAGCAGTTGAACTTTATGGACACAGTAAACACTTTGCAACCTCTTATTGCCTTTACATTGTGTGCCTAATGTCTAGCTGTGTCATCATTATACTATTTCTGCAATGATTTCAGTGCAGTGATTGTCCTGTATTCTCAAACTGTTTACAGAAATATGCCTCAGAGGAACTTTCCCATCCCAATGTTTCTAGAGATATGCCTAGGATTTCTGCATTTTATATCCCAAGACAACATGTGCATCCTGTTTTGcctttattataaatattagttTCACACAttgcatttttcattattatgcTTGATTGATGACTTCGAAATCTAGTGTTATTTTGTGCCACATATGACAAATTTGTCAAAGTTGCCAATTTTCTTTGATGCAATCTTATATTTTTGGTTCTTGACTTCCCCATTTTGCCAGCTGCATCAATTGGCTCTCGGCTTCTTGCTTGTATTAATATTGTTACAAATTTATAGctcatatatttaattatattaaaattattttttttcctaaatcTGATTTTAGAAAGCCAGAGCAAGGACATAGAAAGATATTCTGACTGGGAGAAGCCAAAGAGCACCTCAAAACGCGATAGTCTTAACCAGATTCTACAACTCCAATCTCATAATTTTCCTAAAGAATTGATTGGAGGTTCGCGATTGAAACAACTTATGCAACTATTGACTTGGTATTCAAGACAATGTGTGTAATACTTTAGCTttt
Protein-coding sequences here:
- the LOC18610623 gene encoding DNA-directed RNA polymerase III subunit RPC7 isoform X2 — its product is MHFKRANRVQLFFLEVEIRFDFWILFRPILVVGLVIVAASLSSLGLLVVYAVILIQPAFSTRNRFHSNGLLTPASYSTKLSAVSLSSRPMAYYRGRGRGRGYGGGGFSGYFKPEPVVLFPDVELPDVKGVPEEKTLVIWNSRLQNYWKASPYYIEENVSKKSQSKDIERYSDWEKPKSTSKRDSLNQILQLQSHNFPKELIGDSRRAQRSAKKMRWNLDSGLDKLDTFEKFEQGLEDPDKEGKEKKGDGEEDNTDEEPGELSDESYSDDGDYNENEHFDDDEDDYNQEDGNDDEPIY
- the LOC18610623 gene encoding DNA-directed RNA polymerase III subunit RPC7 isoform X1 gives rise to the protein MHFKRANRVQLFFLEVEIRFDFWILFRPILVVGLVIVAASLSSLGLLVVYAVILIQPAFSTRNRFHSNGLLTPASYSTKLSAVSLSSRPMAYYRGRGRGRGYGGGGFSGYFKPEPVVLFPDVELPDVKGVPEEKTLVIWNSRLQNYWKASPYYIEENVSKKSQSKDIERYSDWEKPKSTSKRDSLNQILQLQSHNFPKELIGGSRLKQLMQLLTWYSRQYSRRAQRSAKKMRWNLDSGLDKLDTFEKFEQGLEDPDKEGKEKKGDGEEDNTDEEPGELSDESYSDDGDYNENEHFDDDEDDYNQEDGNDDEPIY
- the LOC18610623 gene encoding ribosomal L1 domain-containing protein CG13096 isoform X4; translated protein: MAYYRGRGRGRGYGGGGFSGYFKPEPVVLFPDVELPDVKGVPEEKTLVIWNSRLQNYWKASPYYIEENVSKKSQSKDIERYSDWEKPKSTSKRDSLNQILQLQSHNFPKELIGDSRRAQRSAKKMRWNLDSGLDKLDTFEKFEQGLEDPDKEGKEKKGDGEEDNTDEEPGELSDESYSDDGDYNENEHFDDDEDDYNQEDGNDDEPIY
- the LOC18610623 gene encoding DNA-directed RNA polymerase III subunit RPC7 isoform X3, with the translated sequence MAYYRGRGRGRGYGGGGFSGYFKPEPVVLFPDVELPDVKGVPEEKTLVIWNSRLQNYWKASPYYIEENVSKKSQSKDIERYSDWEKPKSTSKRDSLNQILQLQSHNFPKELIGGSRLKQLMQLLTWYSRQYSRRAQRSAKKMRWNLDSGLDKLDTFEKFEQGLEDPDKEGKEKKGDGEEDNTDEEPGELSDESYSDDGDYNENEHFDDDEDDYNQEDGNDDEPIY